The Solea senegalensis isolate Sse05_10M linkage group LG11, IFAPA_SoseM_1, whole genome shotgun sequence genomic interval GCAGGAAGGGAGCGTGTGACTGAGACGTGGCCAGCAGCAGGCAGTTcagccagctgtgtgtgtgtgtgtgggagggaaagtgagtgagagtgtgtctgtctgcctgatGTGTGAACATGTGCCTGATGTGTGAACATGTGCCCGAAGTGTGGAGACTGTTGGCTGTTTACAGCTGTAAcacgtttctcctcctgcagctcagcaCACAACAAACACCATCAGACTCAAGTGAACTTCAAATGCCGTCGTGTTCTTCAAAGAGTTTCCAATTGGGTCAATGTTTGTCTATATTCAATGAGCCCATGAGTTGATACAcggtataatatatatatatatatatatatatgtgtatatactgtacactgcatacattcattttgttatctaactcagtggttctcaaatgaGGGTCCAAGAAAAGTCATTATATAGTTGTAGTCGTATTGTTATTCCAACATGTAAATTccacttcaattcaattcaaactttATAAACAACTCACATGAAGGTCCatagcaaataaaaataagctttttaaAAGAGgagaatatataaatattggTGTAATATACGACTTGACCACATGAGTCCACGCAATGTTTTCTAtcctgaataaaaacaataatctaCCTGAATAATTATTCTTTAATTAAGTCAAACTAGGTACATATTGAAAAATAATATTAGTTATTGTTTCATAATTAAAATATCACGTTGATGAGCCCCAGCGTAAAGGatacaattcaaattcaaatctaataattcacattttctgcttcttaaactttttttattaatctctGACAACGGTTCAGAGACGGTTCAGAGACAATTCTGACAATTAATCTCAAATCAACGGTTGCGCATCTCCAGGACGAGGGAAGTCTGCCGTGTCAAACTAGTGGAAGTGGCTGCATGTAGATCTTTTCTAAATGCTGGCCCTCTGTAACACCCACGTGTGCCTGGTGGCAGAGGCACTTTGTGCTCAATTACGTGGCGGTGGAGATGACATGAGACAGTGGCGTGCTTCCCTCTGGGGTCACCACTTTCCCATATCAACACAAGCACTGGGTCAGTCTCCCGGCTCCAcatcccccctcctccctctccacaCCCTCCACCCCAGGCTCTTTCTCTAGCAGTCTATTCCTCCACCTGCTCCCCGGAGACACACTCATTGTCCCCACGGCTATAAACACTTCATTGAGCATGTGGCAGCCCTGCGCTCCTCAAAGCCCTTCCCAGCGCTCTCATTGGCCCAGGGACTGTGAGAAACTCCAACAAGCCCAAGACCCACACATTCATATGGAGATTTGGGCGTATAAATACAGGGCTGAGGCAGGAGAGAAGGCAGTTCAGACTCAACTGGCTCTTCAAACCGAGCAGGAACACTCCTAACTCCACGACTATGGCACCCACTGTTTATGGGCAAGCAAACTACTCCAAGGAAAACCTGACTCCGGCTCATAAGGTAAACACCTTTTTTAACCAAGCTGAAGTTTATTTATCAGTCtgtttgtttaatatttttatttttaagttattttgctGTTCAGTTggactaaatgtttttttttctccatatttcCTTCAGCTCAGAAAGCCAATGGTGGAGAAACTGCGCAGAGACCGCATCAACACCAGCATCGAGCAGCTGAAGTCACTGCTGGGTCCAGAGTTCCTCAGGCAGCAGCCCGACTCCAAGCAGGAGAAAGCTGACATCTTAGAAATGGCTGTGGCCTACATGAGAAGATGGCAGCagcataagcagcagcagcatcagcaggtCGGCTTGACCGCTGGACTGACAAACGGCACTGATGGCTACTCCCGCTGCGTGCAGGAGGCTGTCAGCTTCCTGTCCCACTGTGAGGTCCAGACTCAGGCGCACAGGCGGCTGCTCAGTCACTTTCAGGGCCTGCAGGCGTCTGGCAAGTCC includes:
- the LOC122777481 gene encoding transcription factor HES-5-like, with translation MAPTVYGQANYSKENLTPAHKLRKPMVEKLRRDRINTSIEQLKSLLGPEFLRQQPDSKQEKADILEMAVAYMRRWQQHKQQQHQQVGLTAGLTNGTDGYSRCVQEAVSFLSHCEVQTQAHRRLLSHFQGLQASGKSSPCTLSPPGSPLHQVSSSKNQTGCGLWRPW